In Planctomycetota bacterium, the genomic window CAACGCTGGTAATGTTTATTCTGATTGTCGGCTCTTTCGTGCTTTACAATAAAATAACGACCAAACAAACAACCCTTAAGTCATTCGTTGGTATTTATGAGAAAGAACATCAGGATGCATTGAAATTGAAGGAATTTTACAAGCAAACCGGGGTTATCAAGAGATATTTGGATGAAAGGACTTTCGCTCTTGAAGTGATAACAGAGATGTACCGCCTGGCACCCAAAACTGTTTGGCTGAATAACATCAGCTATGTTTATGAGAAAGATAACAGGAATCTTAAGCTTGACGGAAGCGGGGAATCGTTAGCCGATATCCAGAGGTTCATCGATTCTCTGAAAGAATCCCCGTTTTTCGAGGTGGATAAAGCCACGAAAAATATGCGTGGGGAACTATATGATTTTGAAGTGGTTTGCCTGTTCAAAAAGAATAAGGCTGTCGTAAAAGCGGAGAAATAAATATGGGTTGGTGGGCAAAGTTGTCTCAAAGGGAAAAAAGGCTTTTTTCCGTTGCTGTGGCCGTTATTGGCGTGTGCTTCCTTTGCTATTTTATCTTGTTCCCGGCTTTTGACAAGATAGAAAGTATTGATAATGAGATAGAAAAATATAAGGAAGACATAAAATCAGACAGGTATTATTTAACTAATAAGGAAAAAATAGAAAACGACTATAATGATTTTAACAGCCGTATCATAGGGATTATTGCAATTAAAGATGCAACCGAGCTGCAAAGATTCATCGAGCGAAACGCAGCGGTTCGGGGAATCGGTGTGGAGAATATAAAAGAGGAGCCTAAAAGCGGGGAAAGCGCTATTTCCGTCAGATGTGACTGCTTCGGGACAAGGGACAAGATGATTGCTTTTTTATATGACATAAGTACATCGGATGTTCCGGTAAAGATAACCAAGCTGACATTATCTCCGAAAAAGGAAGATTTTGCCGCAACGTTTTTCATTTCTCTTGTTACATTAAAACCAGGCAAATAGGCATTTTTTACACTGGGCTAAACAAGCGGATTCAGGGTTTTTAACTGCTTTAGGTAGGCATTTCTAACGGTTTGTAGAAATTCCGTATATGCTTTTGTTTTATAATCAGGGTATGTCCATGGCCAGGATTGATAGCTGCCGTTCTGGTAGTAGAGAGTGATTTCCGCATAAATTCCTTTGGAAAGATATATACGGTGTGAATAATCTTTTGTTGATGCCAATAACAGTTTAGCCGCATCCAAATATCCGGGGTCAAGGTTTATCGGCCGGGGTATATTGCCTTGCCGGCGGGTATTTACGAATTTGTCTTCAAGCTTATTGGTCCATATTTTTATCCCAGGGAGAGTGTCCGGTTCGATAAGTTTGGAAAACGATAGGAATTGGCGTAGGATTGGTTTCCCCATGGTTTTGTTGTAATAATCAGTGAAGTCAAAAGGGATTAAAGCGGTTTTGTGGTCAATCGCCCCGAATTTTTCCAGAAGATGTCGTTCCGCTTCCGGAAATAATTCTGGTATTGACGAAAGAATTCCGGTAATCAGCTTTACCGGCTTCGGTATTTCTATTTTGCCCATGTAGAGTTTAAGGGTCGATGATTAAACGATACTTTGTAAGCTAATCCCTCA contains:
- a CDS encoding type II secretion system protein M codes for the protein MGWWAKLSQREKRLFSVAVAVIGVCFLCYFILFPAFDKIESIDNEIEKYKEDIKSDRYYLTNKEKIENDYNDFNSRIIGIIAIKDATELQRFIERNAAVRGIGVENIKEEPKSGESAISVRCDCFGTRDKMIAFLYDISTSDVPVKITKLTLSPKKEDFAATFFISLVTLKPGK
- a CDS encoding DUF4416 family protein → MGKIEIPKPVKLITGILSSIPELFPEAERHLLEKFGAIDHKTALIPFDFTDYYNKTMGKPILRQFLSFSKLIEPDTLPGIKIWTNKLEDKFVNTRRQGNIPRPINLDPGYLDAAKLLLASTKDYSHRIYLSKGIYAEITLYYQNGSYQSWPWTYPDYKTKAYTEFLQTVRNAYLKQLKTLNPLV